The Dioscorea cayenensis subsp. rotundata cultivar TDr96_F1 chromosome 19, TDr96_F1_v2_PseudoChromosome.rev07_lg8_w22 25.fasta, whole genome shotgun sequence genome includes a window with the following:
- the LOC120250270 gene encoding 17.6 kDa class I heat shock protein has product MVSRYYSEIDPRSEWVTTEESDIILVYVPGFTKEQLKVQLDTSGKILVSGECVVDGDQWCRFLKEFKLPMKSKVKSIEAKFDEGTLYVILPKHLPTSTITNTSVHIPQQKQQHNQSAIGEQSNNIISVKSCLKELWKHKFMALSGIVVIMLFAGLGIYLKNRSTLPN; this is encoded by the exons ATGGTTTCTCGTTATTACTCAGAGATCGATCCTCGTTCTGAATGGGTAACAACCGAAGAATCTGACATTATCCTCGTCTATGTTCCTG GATTCACAAAGGAACAATTAAAGGTTCAACTAGACACATCAGGTAAGATCTTGGTAAGTGGGGAATGTGTTGTAGATGGAGATCAATGGTGTCGCTTCCTGAAAGAGTTCAAACTACCCATGAAAAGCAAAGTGAAGTCCATTGAAGCCAAGTTCGATGAAGGAACTCTCTATGTCATTCTTCCAAAACACCTTCCTACTTCTACTATTACTAATACTAGCGTCCATATaccacaacaaaaacaacaacacaatCAATCCGCAATTGGTGAACAGTCAAACAATATTATAAGCGTCAAGAGTTGCCTAAAGGAATTGTGGAAGCACAAGTTTATGGCTTTGAGTGGCATTGTTGTCATAATGTTGTTTGCGGGGCTtggaatttatttgaaaaataggtCAACACTCCCAAATTGA